One Leclercia pneumoniae genomic region harbors:
- the hmsP gene encoding biofilm formation regulator HmsP encodes MRVSRSLTIKQMAMVSAVTMVFVFIFCLILLVHSIQQNRYNTATQLESIARSVREPLSAAILKGDIPEAETILKGIQPAGVVSRADVVLPNQFQALRMRFIPERPVPMMVMRMVELPVQISLPIYSLERPANPQPLAYLVLQSDSYRMFKFVMSWLSTLVTAYLLLTLMLTVALTWCINRLIVHPLRRLARELNDLPGEYQVGHQLPLPRLHHDDEIGMLVRSYNINQQRILRQYDEMNCNATRFPVSDLPNKAFLMGLLEQTVARQQTTALMVVACETLQDTAGVLKESQREMLLLTLVEKMKSVLSPRMVLSQVTGYDFVIIAHGVKEPWHAITLGQQVLTVINERLPVQSIQLRPSASIGIAMYYGDQSAEQLYSRAFSAAFAARRKGKNQIQFFEPEEMEKAQQRLTEESDILNALDNHQFAIWLQPQVELSTGRVKSAEALLRMQQPDGSWELPEGLIERIENCGLMVTVGHWVLEESCRLLSAWQARGITLPLSVNLSALQLMHPTMVSELLELIHRYQIQPDTLILEVTESRRIDDPNEAVAILRPLRNAGVRIALDDFGMGYAGLRQLQHMKTLPVDVLKIDKTFVEGLPDDSSMVQAIIQMAQSLTLDVIAEGVETEAQRDWLAEAGVKYGQGYLFARAVPRDLFEAHYLSPHDTPALN; translated from the coding sequence TTGCGTGTCAGCCGTTCATTAACTATCAAACAAATGGCGATGGTTTCCGCCGTCACTATGGTGTTTGTTTTCATCTTTTGCCTCATTCTGTTGGTTCATTCCATTCAGCAGAATCGCTACAACACGGCTACGCAACTTGAAAGCATTGCCCGTTCGGTTCGTGAACCGCTCTCTGCGGCCATCCTGAAAGGGGATATCCCGGAAGCAGAAACCATCCTTAAAGGGATCCAGCCGGCCGGCGTCGTCAGCCGGGCGGATGTGGTGTTGCCTAATCAGTTCCAGGCGCTGCGTATGCGCTTTATCCCTGAGCGTCCGGTGCCGATGATGGTAATGCGAATGGTCGAACTGCCGGTGCAAATCTCGCTCCCCATTTATTCGCTGGAACGCCCGGCAAATCCGCAGCCGCTGGCTTATCTGGTGCTCCAGTCAGACTCTTATCGCATGTTTAAATTTGTGATGAGCTGGCTATCAACGTTAGTGACTGCTTACTTACTGTTGACGCTGATGCTGACGGTGGCATTGACCTGGTGTATTAACCGACTGATTGTGCATCCGCTACGCCGTCTGGCCCGGGAACTCAATGATCTACCGGGAGAGTATCAGGTGGGTCACCAGCTGCCGTTGCCGCGCCTGCATCATGACGACGAGATCGGCATGCTGGTCCGCAGCTACAACATTAATCAACAGCGGATTTTGCGTCAGTATGACGAGATGAACTGCAATGCGACCCGCTTCCCGGTATCGGATTTACCGAACAAAGCGTTCCTGATGGGTCTGCTGGAGCAGACGGTCGCCCGCCAGCAGACGACGGCGTTGATGGTCGTGGCCTGTGAAACCTTGCAGGACACCGCCGGGGTATTGAAAGAGAGTCAGCGAGAGATGTTGCTGCTCACGCTGGTGGAAAAGATGAAATCCGTCCTTTCCCCGCGGATGGTGCTCTCTCAGGTCACGGGGTACGACTTCGTGATTATCGCCCATGGCGTGAAGGAGCCATGGCATGCCATCACATTAGGTCAGCAAGTGCTCACTGTCATTAACGAGCGGTTGCCGGTTCAGAGCATCCAGCTGCGCCCCAGCGCCAGCATTGGCATTGCCATGTATTACGGCGATCAGAGCGCCGAGCAACTTTACAGCCGGGCCTTCTCCGCCGCCTTTGCTGCGCGTCGCAAGGGTAAAAACCAAATCCAGTTCTTCGAACCCGAAGAGATGGAAAAGGCGCAGCAGCGCCTGACGGAAGAGAGCGATATCCTTAACGCGCTGGATAATCATCAGTTTGCCATCTGGCTGCAGCCGCAGGTTGAATTGAGTACGGGCCGGGTAAAAAGCGCCGAAGCGCTACTGCGTATGCAGCAGCCGGACGGCTCCTGGGAGCTGCCGGAAGGGTTAATCGAACGTATTGAAAACTGTGGGCTGATGGTGACGGTGGGCCACTGGGTGCTGGAGGAGTCTTGCCGGCTGCTCTCAGCCTGGCAGGCTCGTGGTATTACCCTGCCGCTGTCGGTCAATCTCTCTGCGCTGCAATTGATGCACCCGACGATGGTTTCAGAGCTGCTGGAGTTGATTCATCGCTATCAAATCCAGCCTGATACCCTGATTCTTGAGGTAACGGAAAGTCGCCGTATCGACGACCCGAACGAAGCGGTGGCGATTCTGCGTCCGCTGCGCAATGCCGGGGTACGTATCGCGCTTGATGATTTCGGTATGGGCTATGCGGGGCTGCGTCAGCTGCAGCATATGAAAACGCTGCCGGTGGACGTGTTGAAGATCGACAAGACCTTTGTGGAAGGTTTACCGGACGACAGCAGTATGGTGCAGGCCATTATTCAGATGGCGCAAAGCCTGACGCTGGACGTGATTGCCGAAGGGGTCGAAACCGAGGCTCAGCGCGACTGGCTGGCAGAGGCTGGCGTGAAGTATGGGCAGGGTTATCTCTTCGCCCGTGCCGTTCCACGCGATCTCTTTGAAGCGCATTACCTTTCTCCCCATGACACCCCCGCGTTGAATTAA
- the bcsC gene encoding cellulose synthase complex outer membrane protein BcsC has protein sequence MRKFTISLLSLSLGLALLPAAQAVNSPQQKQLLEQVRLGESTQREDLVRQSLDRLELIDPNNPNVMAARFRYLLRQGDTAGAQKELDRLKTMAPTSEAYKSSRSSMSLSSPDGRQALQQARLLATTGHTAEGIAAYDKLFAGSPPDGDIATEYWTLVAKVPARRNEAINQLKSINASRPGDSQLQNSLAQLLFQSGRRDEGFAVLRQMANSNSGRNAASSIWYQQIKDTPVSDASVKALQDYLQVFSEGDSVELARTQLAQQQQQLSDPAFRAKAQGLAAVEAGQGERAVSELQQAVSANHADSEAVGALGQAYSQKGERARAVAQFEKAIALDPQSENRDKWDSLLKVNRYWLLIQQGDAALKANNPGQAERYYQQARNTDNTDSYAILGLGDAAMARKDSASAERYYRQALRMDSGNSNAVRGLANLHRAESPEKATQFIQSLSASQRRSIDDIERSLSNEKLAQQAEQLENQGNYAQAAEIQRRRLAMDPGNVWITYRLSRDLYSSGQRSQADTLMRNLASQKPGDPEQVYAYGLYLSGNDQDRAALAHLNTLPQSQWNDNIRELGDRLQGNQVLETANRLRDSGKEREAEELLRQQPPSTRIDLILADWAQQRGDTAAAKAAYETVLKREPQNADAILGLTEAHIAAGDKSAAQATLATLPATPQGEPPSINMQRRIALAQAGLGNTDTAQQTFSRLIPQAKSQPPSMESALVLRDAARFQAANGQPKAALETYKDTMVASGITPTRPVDNDTFTRLTRNDERDDWLKRGVRSDAGDLYRQQDINVTLQHEYWGSSGTGGYSDLKAHTTMLHVDAPLSDGRMFFRTDMVNMDAGSFSTASNGSFNPKWGTCASTPCYGHTSQTADGASVAVGWENSTWAMDIGTTPMGFEVVDVVGGISYSSDIGPLGYTVNAHRRPVSSSMLAFAGQVDPNTHKTWGGVRSTGGGVSVSYDKGEANGIWSSLNADSLTGENVADNWRVRWMTGYYYKLINANNERLTVGLSNMLWHYDKDLSEYTLGQGGYYSPQQYVSFALPINWRKRTENWSWELGGSVSWSHSKSNDGKRYPIQSLIPVEPGRYGDRSEPEEGSSSSGTGYTARAIIERRVTSNWFVGLGVDIQEAKDYTPSHALMYVRYSAAGWQGDMDIPPQPLMPYAEW, from the coding sequence ATGCGCAAGTTCACAATAAGTTTACTCAGTTTATCGCTCGGTCTGGCCTTACTGCCGGCCGCGCAGGCGGTGAACTCCCCACAGCAAAAACAGCTGCTTGAGCAGGTACGGCTGGGCGAGTCCACGCAGCGCGAAGACCTGGTTCGCCAGTCGCTGGATCGCCTCGAACTGATTGACCCGAACAACCCGAACGTGATGGCCGCACGCTTCCGCTATTTGCTGCGCCAGGGCGACACCGCCGGCGCGCAAAAAGAGCTGGACCGCCTGAAGACGATGGCGCCAACCTCAGAAGCTTATAAATCGTCGCGCAGTAGCATGTCTCTCTCCAGCCCTGACGGACGTCAGGCGCTGCAGCAGGCCCGTCTGCTGGCCACTACCGGCCATACCGCCGAAGGGATTGCCGCCTACGACAAGCTGTTTGCTGGCAGCCCGCCGGATGGCGATATCGCCACCGAGTACTGGACGCTGGTGGCGAAGGTGCCTGCCCGTCGCAATGAGGCGATCAACCAGCTTAAGAGCATCAATGCCAGCCGCCCCGGCGATAGCCAGCTACAGAACTCACTGGCCCAGCTTCTTTTTCAGAGTGGGCGTCGTGATGAGGGCTTCGCCGTGCTGCGTCAGATGGCGAACTCCAACAGCGGGCGTAACGCCGCGTCGTCTATCTGGTATCAACAAATTAAAGACACGCCGGTCAGTGATGCCAGCGTAAAAGCCTTACAGGATTATCTGCAGGTGTTCAGTGAAGGGGATAGCGTGGAGTTAGCGCGTACCCAACTGGCGCAGCAGCAGCAACAGCTTTCCGACCCGGCGTTCCGTGCGAAGGCGCAGGGGCTGGCCGCCGTTGAGGCGGGTCAGGGCGAGCGGGCTGTGTCAGAGTTGCAGCAGGCGGTCAGCGCGAATCATGCGGACAGTGAAGCGGTAGGCGCTCTCGGACAGGCTTACTCCCAGAAAGGCGAGCGTGCCAGGGCGGTGGCGCAGTTCGAGAAAGCGATCGCGCTCGATCCGCAAAGTGAAAACCGCGACAAGTGGGACAGTTTGCTCAAGGTTAACCGCTACTGGCTGCTGATCCAGCAGGGCGACGCGGCGCTGAAAGCCAATAACCCAGGCCAGGCCGAACGCTATTACCAGCAAGCGCGCAACACGGATAATACCGACAGCTATGCCATATTAGGGCTGGGGGATGCGGCCATGGCGCGTAAAGACAGTGCCAGCGCCGAGCGCTACTACCGTCAGGCGCTGCGCATGGACAGCGGCAACAGCAACGCGGTGCGTGGACTGGCCAACCTCCATCGCGCCGAATCACCGGAAAAAGCGACCCAGTTTATACAATCGCTCTCTGCCAGCCAGCGCCGCAGTATCGATGATATTGAACGCAGCCTGAGCAACGAGAAGCTGGCCCAGCAGGCCGAGCAGCTCGAAAATCAGGGTAATTATGCTCAGGCGGCGGAGATCCAGCGCCGCCGACTGGCGATGGATCCGGGCAATGTCTGGATCACTTACCGGCTGTCACGCGATCTTTACAGCAGCGGTCAGCGAAGCCAGGCCGATACGCTGATGCGCAACCTGGCCTCGCAGAAGCCGGGCGATCCGGAGCAGGTTTACGCCTACGGACTTTATCTCTCGGGCAACGATCAGGATCGTGCCGCGCTGGCACACCTGAATACGCTGCCCCAGAGTCAGTGGAACGATAACATCCGCGAACTGGGCGATCGTCTGCAGGGCAACCAGGTGCTGGAGACCGCGAACCGCCTGCGTGACAGTGGTAAGGAGCGGGAGGCGGAAGAGTTGCTACGTCAGCAGCCACCCTCGACGCGTATTGATCTGATCCTGGCCGACTGGGCACAGCAGCGCGGCGATACGGCGGCGGCAAAAGCAGCCTATGAAACGGTGCTAAAACGCGAGCCGCAAAATGCCGATGCGATACTTGGCCTGACGGAAGCGCACATCGCCGCGGGCGACAAGTCTGCAGCCCAGGCCACGCTGGCGACGCTGCCTGCCACGCCGCAGGGCGAGCCCCCTTCTATCAATATGCAGCGTCGTATCGCGCTGGCCCAGGCAGGGCTGGGTAATACCGACACGGCGCAACAGACCTTTAGCCGCCTCATTCCGCAGGCGAAATCGCAGCCGCCGTCGATGGAGAGTGCGCTGGTACTGCGTGACGCGGCCCGTTTCCAGGCGGCGAACGGTCAGCCAAAGGCGGCGCTTGAGACTTACAAAGATACGATGGTGGCCTCGGGGATCACCCCGACCCGTCCGGTGGATAACGACACTTTCACCCGCCTGACGCGCAATGATGAGCGCGATGACTGGCTGAAGCGCGGCGTACGTAGCGACGCGGGCGATCTCTATCGTCAGCAGGATATTAACGTCACCCTGCAGCACGAGTACTGGGGCTCCAGCGGTACGGGGGGCTACTCTGACCTTAAAGCCCATACCACCATGCTGCACGTCGACGCACCGCTTTCCGACGGCCGAATGTTCTTCCGTACGGACATGGTCAATATGGACGCGGGCTCGTTCTCTACCGCAAGCAATGGATCTTTTAATCCGAAGTGGGGCACCTGTGCCAGTACGCCATGCTATGGTCACACCAGCCAGACGGCGGATGGCGCCAGCGTTGCGGTGGGCTGGGAAAACAGCACCTGGGCGATGGACATCGGTACCACACCGATGGGCTTCGAGGTCGTCGATGTTGTTGGCGGTATCAGCTATAGCAGCGATATCGGTCCGCTGGGCTATACGGTTAACGCGCACCGTCGCCCGGTCTCCAGCTCCATGCTGGCCTTTGCCGGACAGGTTGATCCCAATACCCATAAAACCTGGGGCGGTGTACGTTCCACCGGGGGCGGGGTCAGCGTTAGCTATGACAAGGGTGAGGCGAATGGGATCTGGTCTAGTCTGAATGCCGATTCCCTGACCGGCGAGAACGTGGCGGACAACTGGCGCGTGCGCTGGATGACCGGCTACTACTACAAACTCATCAATGCCAATAACGAGCGCCTGACCGTCGGCCTCAGCAATATGCTCTGGCATTACGATAAAGACCTGAGCGAGTACACGCTGGGACAGGGCGGCTACTACAGCCCACAACAGTATGTCTCCTTCGCGCTGCCCATCAACTGGCGTAAGCGTACCGAGAACTGGTCCTGGGAGCTGGGTGGCTCGGTCTCCTGGTCACACTCGAAAAGCAATGACGGTAAGCGCTACCCGATTCAGAGCCTGATCCCGGTTGAACCGGGCAGATACGGCGATCGCAGTGAGCCGGAAGAGGGAAGCAGCAGCAGCGGTACCGGTTATACCGCCCGGGCTATTATTGAACGTCGTGTCACCTCCAACTGGTTTGTTGGGCTGGGGGTCGATATTCAGGAGGCGAAGGATTACACCCCAAGCCATGCGCTGATGTATGTACGCTACTCCGCCGCAGGCTGGCAGGGTGACATGGACATACCACCGCAGCCGCTTATGCCTTATGCGGAATGGTAA
- the dctA gene encoding C4-dicarboxylate transporter DctC, with the protein MKTSLFKSLYFQVLTAIAIGILLGHYYPELGAQMKPLGDAFVKLIKMVIAPVIFCTVVTGIAGMESMKAVGRTGAVALLYFEVVSTLALIIGLIIVNVVQPGAGMNVDPSTLDAKAVAVYADQAKDQGVVAFLLDVIPGSVIGAFASGNILQVLLFAVMFGFALHRLGSKGQLIFNVIESFSQVIFGIINMIMRLAPIGAFGAMAFTIGKYGVGTLVQLGQLIICFYITCILFVVVVLGSIAKATGFNIFKFIRYIREELLIVLGTSSSESALPRMLDKMEKLGCRKSVVGLVIPTGYSFNLDGTSIYLTMAAVFIAQATNSHMDIFHQITLLVVLLLSSKGAAGVTGSGFIVLAATISAVGHLPVAGLALILGIDRFMSEARALTNLVGNGVATIVVAKWVKELDHKKLDDTLNNRAPDGKTHGLSS; encoded by the coding sequence ATGAAAACCTCACTCTTCAAAAGTCTCTACTTTCAGGTGCTGACTGCGATTGCTATCGGCATTCTGCTGGGCCATTACTACCCTGAACTGGGCGCGCAGATGAAACCGCTAGGCGATGCGTTTGTTAAGCTCATCAAGATGGTTATCGCCCCGGTTATCTTCTGTACCGTGGTGACCGGTATCGCGGGCATGGAAAGCATGAAGGCGGTCGGTCGCACTGGCGCGGTCGCGCTGCTCTATTTTGAGGTGGTCAGCACCCTGGCGCTGATTATCGGCCTGATTATCGTGAACGTGGTGCAACCCGGCGCCGGCATGAACGTAGACCCCTCTACGCTCGATGCCAAAGCGGTCGCCGTCTACGCCGATCAGGCAAAAGATCAGGGTGTGGTGGCCTTCCTTCTGGATGTGATTCCCGGCAGCGTCATTGGCGCTTTTGCCAGCGGTAACATTTTGCAGGTACTGCTGTTTGCCGTGATGTTTGGCTTTGCGTTGCATCGCCTGGGAAGCAAAGGGCAGCTGATTTTTAATGTGATTGAAAGCTTCTCTCAGGTCATCTTCGGCATTATCAATATGATTATGCGTCTGGCACCTATCGGGGCCTTCGGGGCGATGGCGTTTACCATCGGTAAATATGGCGTGGGCACCCTGGTACAGTTGGGCCAGCTGATTATCTGCTTCTATATCACCTGTATTCTGTTTGTAGTGGTGGTGCTGGGGAGTATTGCAAAGGCCACCGGCTTCAATATCTTTAAGTTCATCCGCTATATCCGCGAAGAGCTGCTCATCGTGCTGGGTACCTCCTCATCCGAGTCGGCGCTGCCACGTATGCTCGATAAAATGGAGAAGCTGGGCTGCCGCAAATCGGTGGTGGGGCTGGTCATTCCGACGGGCTACTCTTTTAACCTGGATGGCACCTCGATTTACCTGACCATGGCCGCGGTATTTATCGCTCAGGCGACCAACAGCCACATGGATATTTTCCATCAAATCACGCTGCTGGTCGTGTTGCTGCTCTCTTCGAAAGGGGCGGCCGGGGTGACGGGCAGCGGCTTTATCGTCCTGGCGGCAACCATTTCAGCGGTGGGTCATCTGCCGGTGGCGGGGCTGGCGCTGATCCTCGGTATTGACCGCTTTATGTCTGAAGCTCGTGCGCTGACTAACCTGGTCGGTAACGGGGTAGCGACCATCGTGGTCGCGAAGTGGGTGAAAGAGCTGGATCATAAAAAGCTCGACGATACCCTCAATAATCGTGCGCCAGACGGCAAAACGCACGGTTTATCCTCCTAA
- the bcsZ gene encoding cellulose synthase complex periplasmic endoglucanase BcsZ, with translation MKGFRYGLLALFMLTAWNLQAACSWPVWDRFKQAYISEDGRVIDPSDARSITTSEGQSYALFFALAANDRKTFDQILRWTQDNLAKGALNTQLPAWLWGKKAPDSWQVLDPNSASDADIWIAWSLLEAGRLWKEQTYTDTGRALLKLIVRKEVVKVPGLGYMLLPGKVGFAEQNLWRFNPSYLPPQLAQYFTRFGAPWSTLRETNLRLLLETAPKGFSPDWVRYQKNGGWQLKPEKTLVSSYDAIRVWLWVGMMHDSDPQKARLLARLKPMATLTAKKGIPPEKVDVATGKPTGQGPVGFSAALLPFLQNRDAQAAQRQRVADNFPGDDAYYSYVLTLFGQGWDQHRFRFTVKGELLPDWGQECASSQ, from the coding sequence ATGAAGGGGTTTCGCTACGGTTTGTTGGCGCTGTTTATGCTGACCGCGTGGAATCTTCAGGCCGCCTGCAGCTGGCCGGTCTGGGATCGGTTCAAACAGGCTTATATCAGCGAAGATGGACGGGTTATCGATCCCAGCGATGCCCGTAGCATTACCACGTCGGAGGGGCAAAGCTACGCGCTGTTCTTTGCCCTGGCCGCTAATGACCGTAAAACCTTCGACCAAATCCTGCGCTGGACGCAGGATAACCTGGCGAAGGGCGCGCTAAATACGCAGCTTCCTGCCTGGCTATGGGGTAAAAAAGCCCCCGACAGCTGGCAGGTGCTCGACCCCAACTCCGCCTCGGACGCTGATATCTGGATTGCCTGGTCGCTGCTGGAGGCCGGTCGTCTGTGGAAGGAGCAAACTTACACCGATACCGGGCGGGCGCTATTAAAGCTCATCGTTCGTAAAGAGGTGGTGAAGGTGCCGGGTCTGGGCTACATGCTGCTGCCGGGCAAAGTGGGTTTTGCGGAACAGAATCTGTGGCGCTTCAACCCAAGTTATCTGCCGCCTCAACTGGCACAATACTTTACTCGCTTTGGCGCGCCCTGGAGCACGCTGCGGGAGACCAACCTGCGCCTGCTCCTGGAAACTGCGCCGAAAGGATTTTCACCCGACTGGGTACGTTATCAAAAAAACGGCGGCTGGCAGCTCAAGCCAGAGAAAACGCTCGTCAGCAGCTATGACGCTATTCGCGTCTGGCTGTGGGTGGGCATGATGCACGACAGCGATCCGCAAAAAGCGCGGTTGTTGGCACGGCTGAAACCGATGGCAACCCTTACCGCTAAAAAAGGGATACCGCCGGAAAAAGTGGATGTCGCCACGGGTAAACCGACCGGACAGGGCCCGGTGGGCTTCTCCGCTGCGCTGCTGCCTTTCTTGCAAAATCGCGATGCACAAGCCGCGCAGCGTCAGCGTGTAGCAGACAACTTTCCTGGCGATGACGCTTATTACAGCTACGTACTGACCCTCTTTGGACAAGGCTGGGATCAGCATCGTTTTCGTTTCACCGTGAAAGGTGAATTACTACCTGACTGGGGCCAGGAATGCGCAAGTTCACAATAA